The Vagococcus penaei genome includes the window TGGTTATACTATATCCTACTAAATAGCCTGCTTCAATTCCCAGTCCAAACGATAATTAATCGGAGATTGGTAGCCTAATTTCCATGTTTTCTAAATTTATTCCACCAGTTGGTATAATTGATTAACTCATACTGTAATTCAAACAAGGAATCAAAAGGGTGAAATTGAAAAGGACATTAAATATTAAGAAGAATAATTAGAAGCTCACTTTGATTAGTGGCTTTTTTAGCGAGATCAATTTTACTTTTTCCTATTATATGGTTGTTTAGAACGACACCAAAAATATCGATTTTCTTATAGACTAAGAAATACTCGCTACAGGTATTTACTCCCTCATATTATTTTAAATAGCTTAGAAGTCGTTTGTCTGCAGTTATTACCACTCAAAGTGATAGGTGAAAGGTAGAGGTGCTTATTATTCATGTTAGCTCAAAGGCAGTGAACAATCTTCCTATCCTTTTAGTGAATAGCTGATGCAACTGCTATTCGTATTAGGTATGTTGCCGTTTGTGGTAATGGTGAGTAATAAAGCGTATACTTGCAATAGATGCTACGTCACTAATTGGAATATCGCACAGAGAGGAAAATATTATGAAACTAGGTTTTATTAAATCCAGTTTTCCAAATGAGCAAAGAGTATCATTGCTTCCAAAACACATTAAAGATTTTAAGAATGATATTTTTATTGAAACAGGTTTTGGTGACAGCTTAAATATATCGGATGAGGAATATAGAAAAAAAGGAGTTACGATATTAGAAAGAAGCGAGATATTTTTTACGTGTAAAGCTATATTTTCTTTAAAGTTAATACAACCAAGTGATTATGAATACATTCGAAACAATCAAATTATTATAGGTTGGACACATCCTAAGGGGTCAGGAAAGTCTTTTATGATAAATCAGGCTATTCCGAAAAAATTAGTTGTTGTTGATTTAGATAATAAAAGACCTAAAGTATTTTATGATGGAAAAGAATATCTACCAAAATGGATCCCAACAGATTTTATTTATCAAAACAGTTTTTATGCTGGTTATGCTGGTACAATTCATGCTTTAATAAGTTACGGATTGTTTCCGACTCATGAAGAAAAAATAGCGGTGCTAGGTTCTGGAAATGTTTCTCAGGGATCATTTCATGCGATATCCAAATTTTCTGATAACGTAAGAATGTTTTATAGAAAAACAATACCTGAATTTAAAGAGCAAATAGAAAAATTCGATATTATAATTAATGGAATAGATGTTGGCAGTGAAGGGGTGGCTATTGTTACTAAAAAGGAACGAAAAAAAATTAAAGAAGGTTGCTTGATTATTGATGTAGCTGCAGACGTTGGTAATACTATAGAAGATACAGATTTCACTACAATTGATAATCCAATAAGATATGATTCTATAAATAAACATTATTTTTACGCTGTTTCTAATACTCCTACATTAGTTTATAGAAACGTTAGCGAGGTTATTAGTGAAAAATTCAGTAAGTATATATATGCCCCAAAAATTGAAATGTTTTTAGATTTAATTGAGACATAATTTTCAAAATTACAAGTAGTAAATTGAATATATTTTTGCTTGTGGCAAAAAAAATTTTTGAATACGTGATTAACTACATCCTATTTTTAGGGTGTAGTTTTTTATACTTACAGAGTATTGTGATATAAGTTATTAACTGTATAAATATCTAAACTAGGATTCCAAGACGAATGAATTGTAATGGATAGGTTACACTTAGTTGAACAATAAATATATGCCTTCAATAATAATATGATATCCGGTACTTAAAACAGAATTAAAAATAATACCGTTGAGATTAATTCATTTGGATTTTCTAAGAATAATCCTAAAAAAAATGTTATTAATCCAACAAAAAACATTGTTATAGCAAATTTATAGTCGTGATTATGATTGTTTAACATGTATACATCTCCTTTTATTTTATATATGAATAACTGGTCAGGTATATTACGTTGATAATATATAAAAGTTTACTCATGTGTTAGCTTTTATTTTTGTTATTATAATTCAGCTAAAATAGGCAACTAGTAGTTTAAAATACTTTGTTAATGATTAAAGGCACAAAAAAATTCATTTGGTATAAGTAGGCTATCGCACTGAAATTTTCTGAGAAGATTTGTAATGACATATTTGACTAACGAATTGTTTTGGAATTTAAAGAATATACGACATATTTAAATATAGAGACATTAATATCTGAGTATTTTTACTAATATTTAAACAACATAAAATTTAAATTATTTAATTTTAAATGTGCTGAAAAAAAACAGTGGAAATTAACGATTATGAGTCCTTATCGAACCGTTTCTATTATATTTATTTGTTTTTTTACAAATATGCTTATTGTAAACGTTTTTTTAGTGTGATATCATTTGTTTGTCGAAACGTTTCACCGGTAAAATGAAAGGAGGGCTTTACTTTGATTAAGTCAAAGATAGATCGTTTTTTATCACAATGGCAACTGCAATGGATGATTATTCCTGGAATTGCATTCATGATTGTTTTTAATTATATTCCGATATACGGTATTATCATTGCTTTTAAAAATTATACAGTTGTCGATAGTATTTCTTCAGCTGATTGGGTTGGTCTAGAAAACTTTAGAATTATTTTTGAAGACACATTTTTTTGGGAAGCTGTAAGAAATACTTTAGCAATTAGTTTATTAAAATTAGCGCTTGGGTTCTTTTTACCGATTATTTTAGCAGTTATGATTTTTGAGATGAAAGATGGTCGTTTAAAAAAGACAATTCAAACCATTTCTTACATTCCTCACTTTTTCTCTTGGATTGTTTTAGGAGGAATGTTAATTAGTTGGCTATCAACATCAGGCTTTATTAATCAAATTTTAATGTCTGTTGGTCTGATGGATAATGGAGTCAATTATCTATTGGAAGCGGATAAATATTGGTGGATAGCAGTCTTCTCAGATTTGTGGAAAGAGGTCGGTTGGGGAACCATTTTGTATCTAGCCGGAATGTCTAAGATTGATGCTAGTTATTATGAAGCAGCACGTATGGATGGTGCAACTAAATTAACACAAATTAGAAAAATTACCATACCATTACTAACACCAATTATTTCATTAAATTTAATTTTAGCTGTTAGTGGTATTTTAGGGTCGAATTTAGATCAAACGTTAGTCTTAATGAATGCGCAAAACCAAAATCGTTCCGAAGTAATCAACTCATTTGTGTATAAGATGGGGATTACACAAGGAGATTTCTCTTACGCAACAGCCGTTGGTCTAGGTGTATCAGTTATTTCAATCATTTTAGTTTTAGTGACAAATAAAATTACGAAGAAAATGAATAATGGACAATCTGTAATCTTTTAAATAATGGAGGTGAATGTCTATGCATAAAAGAAAAAATGAAAATCGCGTATTCAGTATTATCAACACAGTTTTACTCGTCACATTTGCGTTAATTATTGTTGTCCCAATTTGGAATATTCTTGTTTCCTCTGTCAGTGGCGATTCTGGATTAGGTAGTTCTGGATTAGTATTAATACCGAAAAACTTTACGTTAGAGAATTATCGGAAGGTTTTAGCAGATGATAGTATCCCAAGAGCATTAATGATTTCCGTTTTGAAAACAGTTATCGGAGCATTTACTCATGTCGCATTTTGTGCGATGGTAGCCTATGCTTTGAGTAAGCGTCACCTTGCTGGTCGGAGTATCTATGCAACTATGGGTGTCATTACAATGTATTTTAGTGGTGGGATGATTCCAACTTACTTACTGATTCGATCACTGGGCTTATTAGATTCTTTCTGGGTATATATTATTCCGGCCCTGTTTAGTTATTATGATGTTATTATCTTAATGAATTTCTTCCGTGATGTGCCAGTATCACTTGAAGAATCTGCAAAAATTGATGGTGCTTCAGAATTTATGATTTTTAGAAAGATATATTTACCTTTATCCAAACCAGCATTGGCAACAATTTTATTATTTAATGGCGTGAGTCAGTGGAATGACTTTATGACTACGAAATTATATATTACGAATGAAAAATTGTATCCGCTTCAAATGAAAATATATGAAATTGTCGTTCAATCAAATATGAGCGCCATGAATAGCGGAAGTACCGATGTTGTGTTTGAAGCCACAACGCGTGGTGTACAGTTGGCAACAATTGTGATTACTACATTGCCAATTTTGATTATTTATCCATTGTTACAGAAACATTTTATTGGTGGCATGATGGCGGGAGCCGTAAAAGAATAATATAAAAAGAAAGGTGATTAATAATATGAAAAAGATCGTTTTAGGTTTGTTAACTGCATCACTCGCAGTTACTTTAGCTGCATGTGGAGGAAAAGAAAAAAAGAGGAAGCAAAAGATTTTAGTATTAAAGATCGTTATGAATTAGACGCTAAAACACCTGCTTGGAAATTAGATAAGAAAAAAGAAATGACCGAAATTACATGGTATATCAATGCAGATTGGACAACAATTCCATTTGGAACAGATGCAACCACAAAGAAAATCAAAGAGGATTTGAATATTGATGTTAAGTTTGTATCAGGAGACGATGCTAAATTGAATGCT containing:
- a CDS encoding N(5)-(carboxyethyl)ornithine synthase; the protein is MKLGFIKSSFPNEQRVSLLPKHIKDFKNDIFIETGFGDSLNISDEEYRKKGVTILERSEIFFTCKAIFSLKLIQPSDYEYIRNNQIIIGWTHPKGSGKSFMINQAIPKKLVVVDLDNKRPKVFYDGKEYLPKWIPTDFIYQNSFYAGYAGTIHALISYGLFPTHEEKIAVLGSGNVSQGSFHAISKFSDNVRMFYRKTIPEFKEQIEKFDIIINGIDVGSEGVAIVTKKERKKIKEGCLIIDVAADVGNTIEDTDFTTIDNPIRYDSINKHYFYAVSNTPTLVYRNVSEVISEKFSKYIYAPKIEMFLDLIET
- a CDS encoding ABC transporter permease: MIIPGIAFMIVFNYIPIYGIIIAFKNYTVVDSISSADWVGLENFRIIFEDTFFWEAVRNTLAISLLKLALGFFLPIILAVMIFEMKDGRLKKTIQTISYIPHFFSWIVLGGMLISWLSTSGFINQILMSVGLMDNGVNYLLEADKYWWIAVFSDLWKEVGWGTILYLAGMSKIDASYYEAARMDGATKLTQIRKITIPLLTPIISLNLILAVSGILGSNLDQTLVLMNAQNQNRSEVINSFVYKMGITQGDFSYATAVGLGVSVISIILVLVTNKITKKMNNGQSVIF
- a CDS encoding carbohydrate ABC transporter permease — its product is MHKRKNENRVFSIINTVLLVTFALIIVVPIWNILVSSVSGDSGLGSSGLVLIPKNFTLENYRKVLADDSIPRALMISVLKTVIGAFTHVAFCAMVAYALSKRHLAGRSIYATMGVITMYFSGGMIPTYLLIRSLGLLDSFWVYIIPALFSYYDVIILMNFFRDVPVSLEESAKIDGASEFMIFRKIYLPLSKPALATILLFNGVSQWNDFMTTKLYITNEKLYPLQMKIYEIVVQSNMSAMNSGSTDVVFEATTRGVQLATIVITTLPILIIYPLLQKHFIGGMMAGAVKE